The Methanosarcina barkeri MS DNA window GAAGATGCCAGAAACAAACTTCAGTTCGTGCCTGTGGAGACCATCGAAGAAGTCTTGAGAGAAGCCTTGGATATTGATCTACCCAGGCCGGTAGTACCATCCTTATATCCTGGAAGCAGTTATGCACCTGCGCATAGTGCATAAACGTTAAGAAATGCAGGATTGGGATTACAGTCTCCAGACCATAATACCCATCCAATTTTTCCTCCTGATTTTTCCTCCTGATTTTTCCTCCTAATTTTTCCTCCTGATTTCTTTCTAATTTTTTCTCCCAGTTTTTTACACAAACTTTGAGAAAACGGCCTTTTTCGTCATAGAAAAACATGCAAAATGGCATCGAGAATGAAATTATTGTTTTAATTAACTTAAATTAACTAGGTTATATTCATCAAACTCAGGAAAAAAACGGCTCTTTTACGGCTCTGGACTGTTGTTAGAGTCTAATTTACAAAACCGGAACTCTGCCAAAGCCAAAAAATCAAAAATCGCCATTTTTGAAGTTAAAAACACAAAGATTAGGGGAGATAGATCTTAGTTTATTTTTTTGATGTTTTTTATTCAGGCAATTCTTTCAGTTTTACTGCATAAATTTTATAATATATAAAACATTAATCATGTAGTAGCAGACAATCAACATGAAGCACGATCAATATGAAGCAGTTAGTTATATTATCGATTCTGATTATAGCTGTGCTTTTTACAGCTGGTTGTACTGAGCCAAACTCTACTCAAGAGTCTCATGATAATGGCTATGTTGTCAATACAACCGAACTTGGGCAGATAAATACATCCCTTGAGGAAGGTCCGGTTTTTTTGAAACTCGGCGCTGAATGGTGTGGGCCATGTCAGAAAATGGAGCCCATCCTTCAGGAACTGGCAAATAAATATGAAGGAAAAGCAACGATCATGTCCGTAGATATTGACCAAAGCCCTGAATTTATTGAGTATTTTGGAGTAAACTCTATTCCTGACTCCTGTGTGATCATAGGTATTGAAAACGGGGAATACGTATATATGCAAGAGGCTGGAAATGCCAGTAAGGACAGGTTCACGGCCAGAATTCTTGGACTCAGGGATGAGCAAGAATTCGAAAAAGTTCTGGATCTAGCGCTCCAGAAAGAAAAGGTCAAATCCAAATAAAATCCGTTTTTTGCAGTAAAATTTCAAATTTCATAATTTTTCATGCTATCTATTTTTCCGCAAAGTATACATTGGAAAATCACATCCGACCTGTCTTGAATACATTATATATAAGCCACAGTCCAAAGATACTGGCAATAACGAAACTGAATGTGCCAAGAAAAGGCACACCCCAAACAAGAGGTCTCATATGTGTCTGAATGACCAGAGAAGAAGCGACAATCATAGCAGAGATGATCAGACTGATAGATAACCGATTACTTGCAACGTCAATCTCGGACACCAGCTTTTTACCTTCCTCAGATTCAAGTTTTATATTTAAATAGCCATTTTCAGCATGATCAAG harbors:
- a CDS encoding thioredoxin family protein, whose protein sequence is MKQLVILSILIIAVLFTAGCTEPNSTQESHDNGYVVNTTELGQINTSLEEGPVFLKLGAEWCGPCQKMEPILQELANKYEGKATIMSVDIDQSPEFIEYFGVNSIPDSCVIIGIENGEYVYMQEAGNASKDRFTARILGLRDEQEFEKVLDLALQKEKVKSK